The proteins below come from a single Streptomyces sp. SCSIO 75703 genomic window:
- a CDS encoding class II fumarate hydratase, with amino-acid sequence MNDYRIEHDSMGEVRVPAEAKWRAQTQRAVENFPVSGQRIERAHIEALAHIKGAAATVNARLGVLDPGIAEAIASAAGEVAGGRWDDHFPVDVFQTGSGTSSNMNANEVIATLATERLGRDVHPNDHVNASQSSNDVFPSSLHIAATAAVTRDLIPALDHLATALERKAAEFADVVKAGRTHLMDATPVTLGQEFGGYAAQVRYGVERLEASLPRLAELPLGGTAVGTGINTPPGFSAAVIEEVARATGLPLTEARDHFEAQGARDGVVETSGQLRTIAVGLTKIANDLRWMASGPRTGLAEISLPDLQPGSSIMPGKVNPVVPEAVLMVAAQVIGNDVAVTTAGASGNFELNVMLPVIAKNVLESVRLLANASRLLADRTVDGVVAHRERAREYAESSPSVVTPLNRYVGYEEAARIAKRALAERKTIRQVVLDGGYVERGDLTAEQLDEALDVLRMTRP; translated from the coding sequence ATGAACGACTACCGCATCGAGCACGACTCCATGGGCGAGGTCCGGGTCCCCGCCGAGGCCAAGTGGCGGGCGCAGACCCAGCGCGCCGTCGAGAACTTCCCCGTCTCCGGGCAGCGGATCGAACGGGCCCACATCGAGGCGCTGGCCCACATCAAGGGGGCCGCGGCGACGGTGAACGCACGGCTGGGCGTGCTCGACCCCGGCATCGCCGAGGCGATCGCGTCGGCGGCCGGGGAGGTCGCCGGCGGCCGGTGGGACGACCACTTCCCGGTCGACGTGTTCCAGACCGGCTCGGGCACCTCGTCCAACATGAACGCCAACGAGGTGATCGCCACCCTCGCCACCGAGCGGCTCGGCCGGGACGTGCACCCCAACGACCACGTCAACGCCTCCCAGTCGTCCAACGACGTCTTCCCGTCCTCCCTGCACATCGCCGCCACCGCCGCCGTCACCCGGGACCTGATCCCGGCGCTGGACCACCTCGCCACCGCGCTGGAGCGCAAGGCCGCGGAGTTCGCCGACGTGGTCAAGGCCGGGCGGACCCACCTCATGGACGCCACACCGGTCACCCTGGGCCAGGAGTTCGGCGGGTACGCGGCCCAGGTGCGCTACGGCGTCGAACGGCTCGAGGCCTCGCTGCCGCGGCTGGCCGAACTGCCGCTGGGCGGCACCGCGGTCGGCACCGGCATCAACACCCCGCCCGGCTTCTCCGCCGCCGTCATCGAGGAGGTCGCCCGCGCCACCGGCCTGCCCCTCACCGAGGCCCGCGACCACTTCGAGGCGCAGGGCGCGCGGGACGGCGTCGTCGAGACCAGCGGGCAGTTGCGGACCATCGCCGTCGGCCTGACGAAGATCGCCAACGACCTGCGGTGGATGGCCTCCGGACCGCGCACCGGCCTCGCGGAGATCTCCCTGCCCGACCTCCAGCCGGGCTCGTCGATCATGCCGGGCAAGGTGAACCCGGTGGTGCCGGAGGCGGTGCTCATGGTCGCCGCCCAGGTGATCGGCAACGACGTGGCCGTCACCACCGCCGGGGCGTCCGGCAACTTCGAACTGAACGTCATGCTGCCGGTCATCGCCAAGAACGTCCTGGAGTCCGTCCGGCTGCTCGCCAACGCCTCCCGGCTGCTGGCCGACCGCACGGTGGACGGCGTCGTCGCCCACCGCGAGCGCGCCCGCGAGTACGCCGAGTCCTCCCCCTCCGTCGTCACCCCGCTCAACCGGTACGTGGGCTACGAGGAGGCCGCCCGGATCGCCAAGAGGGCGCTGGCCGAACGGAAGACGATCCGCCAGGTCGTCCTGGACGGCGGGTACGTCGAGCGCGGCGACCTCACCGCGGAGCAACTGGACGAGGCCCTGGACGTCCTGCGCATGACCCGCCCGTGA
- a CDS encoding DUF402 domain-containing protein: MADGETVSTAAQAGGTASPSAGTPPAAFWAPGSPILWRYRENGGRHIHIARPVTVVRDDADLLAVWLAPGTECVKPVLADGTPVHLEPLASRYTRPRTVRRDRWFGTGVLKLARPGEPWSVWLFWEPGWRFRNWYVNLEEPLARWSGGVDSEDHFLDISVQPDRGWRWHDEDEFAQAQRDRLMDAAQAGRVRAAGRHAVEVIRAWGHPFSDGWEHWRPDPSWAVPSLPGDWDRVPARAAS; encoded by the coding sequence ATGGCAGACGGCGAGACGGTGAGCACGGCGGCACAGGCGGGCGGTACGGCGTCCCCCTCGGCGGGGACGCCCCCCGCGGCCTTCTGGGCGCCCGGGAGCCCGATCCTGTGGCGTTACCGGGAGAACGGCGGGCGGCACATCCACATCGCCCGCCCCGTGACGGTGGTCCGGGACGACGCCGACCTGCTCGCCGTGTGGCTGGCACCGGGCACCGAGTGCGTCAAGCCGGTGCTGGCCGACGGCACGCCCGTCCACCTGGAGCCGCTGGCCTCGCGCTACACGAGGCCGCGGACCGTGCGCCGCGACCGCTGGTTCGGCACCGGCGTGCTCAAGCTGGCCCGGCCCGGCGAGCCCTGGTCGGTGTGGCTGTTCTGGGAACCGGGCTGGCGGTTCAGGAACTGGTACGTGAACCTGGAGGAGCCCCTGGCCCGCTGGTCGGGCGGGGTCGACTCCGAGGACCACTTCCTGGACATCTCCGTCCAGCCGGACCGCGGCTGGCGGTGGCACGACGAGGACGAGTTCGCCCAGGCCCAGCGGGACCGGCTGATGGACGCGGCGCAGGCCGGGCGGGTGCGGGCGGCGGGCCGGCACGCCGTCGAGGTGATCCGCGCCTGGGGACATCCGTTCTCGGACGGCTGGGAACACTGGCGACCCGATCCGTCCTGGGCGGTACCGTCGCTCCCCGGGGACTGGGACCGCGTACCCGCGCGGGCGGCCTCGTGA